Genomic DNA from Lepeophtheirus salmonis chromosome 9, UVic_Lsal_1.4, whole genome shotgun sequence:
catcttattaaaattaaaatttagtttatatttattacctACTGTGCTCACAACACATAAATGAGTtcgataatatttattagtagtattattatttaaagatcattgataataataatatataaaataaatttaaaaaagtaagtgagaccccataaaatttattatgttacatttgtataaatatgccAAAGGCTTATGTATTTAtactgaataattattatttaatagattttttagcTCAATTATGGGCCTCATAATATAATACCGAGGAATATTAACCATAGTCTGGAGCTTTCATTAGAATATGAtactttaattatgattttcaaatgatccatcaaaattatttataaatagaaatgaaagataattttattcaaatatatatgtgttgcaccaatataaaaataatcttgaacaaaattcaggaaaagagaaaatacacttttttttctttttttcatttactttttgacTCATTtttgtgggatgaattaagatatcaaagaattttagttataatttaaaacatttgttggatttaaaatactaatcaatactctatcaatttttttttttttttttttttttttttttttttttttattgtgacaatcaaatttatttactttaagtGTTACTTGTGGTACTCCCAAAggtttataaagaataattttttttttatagaaatagacgatttttgagaaaaattttgagaaaaatcattctagcttacttttgcgTCAACGAACAAATATTTACGTTAATAAATTGGCAAtactaataatacatattaattataataagaacaTTTAAAGCAAGTTTTCGAGAAGTATTCAGATGAAGAGGTACttactttgattaaattatatataagttgaCTTCACGCATATTTAAgtgaaagaaaatagaatattttaggTGAACCACTTTAATTTGAGCTTGTATATGAATAGTAActaattgaatacaaatttatgactatgattttataaaaaaaattttgatgactatttttgtttttgtaaaaaacatttctttggggactttttttaataaaataaatgcccTAAAtcacttttcttataaaatactttgttctttttttttttttttttgcttttaaaaataatacacaaatatcaaaaattaatttaacagaAATTTTCCCTCGCAGATTCACTCTGATAactattactataaaatgttctttaaaaatGCTGATTCATGCAAAAGATTTGGTGACTTATGGCCATATTTGTATTTCCCCatagaaatttcatttaacTATTTCGTTACTAGGCAATTATTGCTCTATACTACAGTTATTTGATGCATTTCAAACCTTGCTTGAACCGAAGTTATCATTTCTTggatattatcatatatttatagttaaatgcaagagcaatattaaaaaatataaattccaaaaagtGCTTGACCTCATTCgaaatgcatttattatttatatgatcccATTTCCTTAACAAAACGATTTCTTATACTCTgtatctttttttgtgtgttgtgtaaaagaaagaaaaaagatggaTTTGTAGGCAAGttggagtttttttctttttttttctttatttaatgctTAAATGACTCTTGAGCATAGCATAAAAAAACAGCATATCGAATCATATTACTCACAACTTACCCATAACGATACAATTTCAActatattttgaacatattcTATGAATGATTGCCAAGTGAATTTTGTTACCAGGAAGGCATACAATATATCAGTATATCGTACAAGTAACCTAGTCTCTTACAAAtgaatgtaaatacatttttaaaatgcatgAATATACCACATTTGGAGTCTGTCAAATGTAATCaacattcatttaaatatgtttactttttttagtaagtAAAGTATACGAatattcaagataatttttcttacattttaaaTTCTTGATGGTATTTAATATACTGAATTTATTGCAACCTTTATCATATCACTCAACCTCTTCCGATAAAAATAGTAGAGTTAAGGTCACAaacagttggtagttagccaattcatTTCGACTATGggactattatttaataactgttGAGAGCATTTTAAAtggaaaagaagcaaaaaaatcgacagttgactAAAAATTACActgtacatttttgtataagGGAGCCTGGCGTTACTTCGCTGACAAAAAAAGTAGCCTATGTACTTTGTAGTCAGCTGTCGATGCCCTCCTCCGACTTGATgtgttaatgttattttataaaattttatttttaataaataaacgaagCAATAAGTTATGAATACTAATGCTCCgcttccaaaaaaaacaagaattcaatttcttgttgatataTATTGGTAATTTTAGTATATCTACAAATAAATCACATACGAATACAAATATtgagctacgcttttaatatgatattaaattataattaagtatcgaataaaataatatgtaggatTTTATTATAAGGGAACATGTAATTCCTTTgaaaaatcatagaaaaataatatgacaataatagTCCTTgagtatttaagaaataaatagctgttggtgtgattgacttatttggctaagtACAGGAGGATATCTTTTGgatgaaaagttgcgtgatacaataaagaagGTAACGACCTTGGAGTCAACCCcgtgaatatataaaaaatatgcgtaaattaaaattttgttaaaaagtgataTCTGGTTTGCTCTTTATGATTTGAAGGACGAGGAACCCCATGTATGGAGTTCAACATAATccttcttatcttttttttacttcccttAGTTCCTATCAAACAAACCCCTTCATGGCtttccaatatattattataactaagtAGTAGTCACGATTTATGACACATTTATGGAAATTTCCACGCCCTTCCCTAATAGACAATATTTCAATTCCCAGAATATAACTCTCTCTTCAGTATTTCTTCGCGCGGGTATCATGTTTGGGATATTTGCAGTTTGAAGAGTTGGGTTGCtcttgaaaaaaatctaatattgaTACTCATTAGGAACTTTAAATGAGACAGGCTCCAGCACTAATTGCTTAGAGCATACAACATATATACagatgttgtgtacaagttgcaacttgtaagATCGAATCGTACAGGTTGAAATCAAAAAGgaagataaatcattttaaataaagtatttacagtACTTACTAgtattgcaataattgaatattctctgcattatccatatattaatggtgtaatttttgattatttcaatacaaatgaCTCAAATATAGGCATTCTATAGCACATTGTAAAGCTCAAATGCACAGAGATCAAAATGTAATGAAGGTCTGAATTAATAGTTGGTTACTCAAAGGagcaatgttgtaattaaatatagggGGGGCCGCAGGGGGTGGGTTGAAGGGCTTTAGTCTCCCCCACcctcaaaaagaaataaagattttttgctttttactagaaatttaatatttgacatttttcacAGAACATTGCATTTACTGTGAACAGCTGtgattcttgattttttttttttcaaaagaaattaatattgagaatttaatttctaattttttttccaaaaagtttaattttatgcaaatagctatacatttttttttttaaattcgaaaaatttaatatacgaaagttaatttttgaatttttttccgaaaaaacattagtattttaagtttaatttttttgaaattttgtctaaaaaactttagttttttgaaacagttgtggatttgtagttttttttcaaaaaaattcaaaaagtaagtaatatatatataatcgcATGATCGTCGGACTCCCCTGAAATAATGcatttatagatgaattaattGCAACTTGAACAACGTTCTATACAAGTTGCGTCTCTTACAGATATTggaacttgtacaaaacatgtGTATTTGTTatagaaggggaaaaaaaggaaaagttacGGTATTGCCCTAAGCAATTCGCTTTCCTCCAGTTTATCATGATGCAACACATTGACGGCGTTGcgttattatttctttagtagtagtagtagtagtcgtatttagaaactttttcttctttttttctttttcttgccCGACagacgatatatatatatatatttccaagaTATCAACTCCTGTCTTCTCAGTCTGTTTTTTATATTCAGGAAGGAGAGGAAGTCTCTTGGAGTTGCTGCCTTCTTCCAACGATAACCTACTAACTAAAAcagtattgttttataattattttcccttATTAAAGTTATGCTTGGTCATTATACAAAggatttaatcaataataatatacgaCGACAAGATAGTTCATCATCCTCAGCGATTATACACGGAAATTTTCCTCATTCAATTACCACGGTAAAGTGTCAAAGACCTTATGTCTTACTGTCTTACGCATACAGCATATAAGTGTTGTTGCCCTCACTACGACGttctttcatttaaattgcTGTATTAAAGAGTTTGTGCCAGTATTCACCGTACTGACAACATTTTGTGAACATTCccctaaatacatattattgaatgcgcaaaaaaccttttttgtgCTCTCCTAGTGCATATTTTGAAATGCCTCAAATGTAATACTTCTTTCAGGCCACCCCTTTTACTCACACGGAAAATGCAATTCTCGTTCCTACTCTGCTTGCTAGCCGTGCCAACGATACTTAGTTTTGAGCTAAAGCGTCCAGCATATGGATCACCTCTTGATAAGCTTTTTTCATCTCGCTTTCATATTGGAAAACGAAGTCAAAGTCGGTTCGTGTCCAAAAGAGGTATCTTTGATGGATCTTCATCCCAAGGattcttaaaaattcaaaaagcccCTCCACTACGACTTGAGGCTCGTCAACATGGAAAAACAACACTGGAATGTTCTGCTAGTGGTAATCCTGCACCAAGGATCACATGGTTTAAAGATGGAAAGCCTCTTATTAAAGAAGTAAGAATACTACACCTCATTTAATaagtttgtttcaaaaatactaaCATCATTTATCTAATCCAGTATCCTGCACAGTTAACGGAGGGAGACTATGGAGAGTTTAGCATCGAATCCCTAAGTGAAACCAAATCCGTCATTAATTTAGATTGTATCTCTGAAAGTGATGCAGGTCTCTACGAATGTGTGGCACACACAGATCAAAAGGAGGCTAAAGTTGGAACCGAAGTTCAAGTCGTTAGTAAGTTTTTCACCCTTGTGTATTTTTACTATTTGGATTACTCGTATTCACTGAATTCATTAGGTTTTGAACCCAATGGTTGcgttccaagaaatttaatgaattttgaagCATCCAAACCCATAATTTTTCAATGGATGGAGACCTACATGCAAATCCTTGGATTGGAGGCGCACTTAGTATGTCGAAGTGAGGGCCATGAAACTGTACATTGGTATGGTCCTGATGGAGAAATGGTTGACGAGAATAACAAAAAGTTTGTGGTAAGTTTGTTTAAggctatatacatattattctaTGAGTGTTTTAACACTTCCTTATTTCCGTCCAACAGATTAAAGCAAACGGAGATTTATTGATAAAGGACTTAAACTTTGGGGATATGGGAATGTATCGGTGTATGGCTAAAAATAGCATTGGCGAAGACATGAAGGAAACATTCCTCTATCCTTTAGCTGTAAGGaaataaaagaatcaaaaactttttcaaaaagacaaaaaaattataaatcataaattattattctcctCATTATGTTTCTCTTAGCCTGAATCATCCAACACCGCATAATCcacgaaaataattttctaaaacatCTGTTAATTCTTTGTTTCCTCAACAAcaagaagacaaaaaatatggaatatatttataaattaccaaaattataactttatgatctctaatttttttattgccgtttatatacattaaaaatctggtactttgtgaaaaaaaaaaaaaaatctttttgaacaACTGATACAAATGAAACTCTAAGTTTAACTCTGTTTTGTTTCTAACAATTGTTCTTAATCTTATTTGTTTCATATTGTACCTCAATTCCTATTCTGTTCCTagtcattaatttatttgaggcgcactaatattcatttattatctatagatataacaaatatttttatgtaagactcaaaatataaaaaagaaatgtaattgaatcaattaaatattaatgaatatcaatataataatgttttatttcttctttgtctCATTGGTCGAATTATCATTCACTTCCTGAACCAATTCAACATAGGGCAAGGTAGCAGCCTCTGTTGGAACGTAGGTGTTTAGAGTAACTGGTTTAAAAGCTGTGGTACATAAATACTCATTTAGTTTTGTTCATGGACTACAAATAGTTATGGGCCCCTAATAGTGTTGAGAATCGGTCTGAATTGAATCTAcattgaattggtaatcttaccaatgactaaaaaaaaattcaaaaatctcttAGCTACTttcagaaaattcaatttattttgaaaaaaaatgaaaaaaaaaaaaatagcaacttgcagaaagttcaattttttggaaaaaaattcaaaaatccaaaagctATATACAAAAACACATAGCTActttcagaaaatttattttttttgtacaaaaaaaaagcttaaaaataataagctacttagagaaaataaattttaaaaaaaaatatatattaaatttattggaaaaaaaaatcgaaaattaaatttcaaatgttaaatttttgttactCTGCCACTTGATTTGCcggaatgacaaaaaaaatatatcaaaaagcaaaaattccttaatttggggtgaGAGGGGAGGTTAATACAGCCCTCCATCTGACTCCCTTGTGTACGTTTCTCcctaacaaattcaaaaaagagtctcctcaaattattttctacaaaaatgacGTGATACCAATTTCTGAAAATCCAAAACTGTACTGAATTAGTTAAACTATATGGATCTTATTAAGACCTAAAATTTCCAAACCGAACCTCAACACTAGTAACACATACTAACTTACCTTCTAATACCGGACAGTCTATCCCACATTCCCTCCAAACTGTGTTCAATGATGTAACTATGTagtttaatcaataattaattgatataatggAATAACTCACCTAATGGCTTTGCCTCCTTGTCAAGAGATGTCGGGCAAAATAGTTTGGAAGCAAACTCTCCATTTGGCAAGAAACCATTCATGGCAGGCACACAGGTATGCCACATTTTATCCCCATATTGGTATGGAAATATACAGGAGGACGTGTTTAATTTATCTTGGCAACCTGTGTTaggttttaaagaaaaaaaattaaactgagATTTAATTTCACTCGTAATTGTActgtagtttttaaaaaaagaagtagataATTAATCATGTTCAGAACATGAGTTTGAAGGAAATTCAATATCATCACAGCCCCAtgctcttcttttctttttttaaaagttttcacGTCAACTTCCACGTGCATTTCATTCTTGGTTGGAAATTTTTCCTCCAAGGAACAAGTTGTCACGCTTTATTCTTATCTTTTAAACAAAGATGATGAAATATGAGGTCTTATAGAAAGTACTCAAATCTATCTACATATCTACATCCCGCCCATGTTCTAAGAAACATGTTGTAGTAGAACGTATCTTCAGGGATAAGgtgaacatattttgatttcaaaaggCAGTTAACCCGATCAGTGTTAATTTTAAGAGTTTAGGGAGGTTGTTTATAGAttgatgtgtgttttttttccttcttaagTATTCAATGCAGGGGGCAGAGAGTAATCTATTGGGGAATTGAGccccaataatttttaaactaatattatttgttgTCTTTAATAATAGAGGTTACCCATATCTATGGGTTGTAACttttaagcatttttggtatgaaaaaacaaaaaataccgAAAATTAACATCGTAATCCTGACcatttgtagaatttttaatAGGAAAGCAGCTTTGCCGGATATGTTGGGGGAGGGTGTAAGAAGCACTAAACTTTTTATACTGATCTTTGTCAAGAGGTATGTCGTCTATCCAAATTGTCAACAAGTAactttctgttt
This window encodes:
- the ImpL2 gene encoding zwei Ig domain protein zig-4 isoform X2 produces the protein MQFSFLLCLLAVPTILSFELKRPAYGSPLDKLFSSRFHIGKRSQSRFVSKRGIFDGSSSQGFLKIQKAPPLRLEARQHGKTTLECSASGNPAPRITWFKDGKPLIKELTEGDYGEFSIESLSETKSVINLDCISESDAGLYECVAHTDQKEAKVGTEVQVVSFEPNGCVPRNLMNFEASKPIIFQWMETYMQILGLEAHLVCRSEGHETVHWYGPDGEMVDENNKKFVIKANGDLLIKDLNFGDMGMYRCMAKNSIGEDMKETFLYPLAPESSNTA
- the LOC121124355 gene encoding uncharacterized protein isoform X1, which encodes MKQQFCLFLWAFISPIMGQEEGMINLTCQAFPKSVFKLLHPMNCIFPFSLGSYVYKTCISMYISNKPLEVEYQCPIVISEHDDSITEWGICRPECPKKGCQDKLNTSSCIFPYQYGDKMWHTCVPAMNGFLPNGEFASKLFCPTSLDKEAKPLVTSLNTVWRECGIDCPVLEAFKPVTLNTYVPTEAATLPYVELVQEVNDNSTNETKKK
- the LOC121124355 gene encoding uncharacterized protein isoform X2, encoding MKQQFCLFLWAFISPIMGQEEGMINLTCQAFPKSVFKLLHPMNCIFPFSLGSYVYKTCISMYISNKPLEVEYQCPIVISEHDDSITEWGICRPECPKKGCQDKLNTSSCIFPYQYGDKMWHTCVPAMNGFLPNGEFASKLFCPTSLDKEAKPLVWRECGIDCPVLEAFKPVTLNTYVPTEAATLPYVELVQEVNDNSTNETKKK
- the ImpL2 gene encoding zwei Ig domain protein zig-4 isoform X1 gives rise to the protein MQFSFLLCLLAVPTILSFELKRPAYGSPLDKLFSSRFHIGKRSQSRFVSKRGIFDGSSSQGFLKIQKAPPLRLEARQHGKTTLECSASGNPAPRITWFKDGKPLIKEYPAQLTEGDYGEFSIESLSETKSVINLDCISESDAGLYECVAHTDQKEAKVGTEVQVVSFEPNGCVPRNLMNFEASKPIIFQWMETYMQILGLEAHLVCRSEGHETVHWYGPDGEMVDENNKKFVIKANGDLLIKDLNFGDMGMYRCMAKNSIGEDMKETFLYPLAPESSNTA